The genomic stretch TATCTCAGATATCTGCTATTCTCCTGAAATTCGAGATGCAAATCACTCATATATTGTATTCTCATTTTATCATTCTCCTTCCTTTGATTGTTCTATCTGTTTTTCTATTATCATCTTTACCTGTGCAAATGATACCGGTGTGAAATTATTGTTATCTACACCTACATCATACTGAGTCGGGAAAAGCATTTTCAACCGCGGAACATCCTTGCCGGTGTTATGCCTGCTGGTATGTACATGCCCGAAAAGCTGCCATGTATCACTGTAAGCTCCTCCATAACAAAGGAAGGGACAATGATTCAGATAAATTTTCTGTTTATCAACTTCAATATGCATCTGCATCGTTATCTGTTCAAAGTACTTCGTATAATTCTGCCTGAGATTCTTTATATCGTGATTGCCGGCTATAAGATATATTTTCCCATTCAACCTATTTAGTACATTTATCCATTCGGCAGAACCTCCCAAACAAAAGTCTCCCAAATGAAATATTATATCATCAGGGCCAACCACGCTGTTCCAGTTGGCTATTATCGTTTCATTCATGTGGGCTACATCTTTGAAGGGCCTGTTGCAGAACCGGATGATATTGGTATGGTTAAAGTGCGTGTCAGATGTAAAGAACACCCTGCTTCCATCAAATTTATAATTCATGCGAATCAGTAGTTGATTTCTGATTCTTGTTTTAAAAAATTAGATAAATGAGTGCGATGGCAATTTTTCCCATCGTATGTACTAAAAGTCCAGATGTTGATCTGACTTTCATCGCTCTTTGAATATTTGTTTTCTCATTCAGCCAGTTGAAAAACGCTTCTATAGGCTGTCTGACCTTTGAAACAGCAGTAGAGAACAGTTCTCTTCCAGCTTTCTCTCTTTGAGTAATAACTGGTTCCTCTCCTTTTATTGCTTTCACGGGAGTTAGCATAGTAGTTCCTTGTTCTTGTTGCTTATTGCCCCAGTAAGAAAAATCCGAGTATATCTTATCGGCAAAGATGTTTCTGTTTATAAGGCTATCAGCGGCTTCTCTTTTAAGAACTGTCAGGTCATTCTCTTCTGCCGATGATAAGAGAATCATTTCCGGGAATGGAATAGTTCCTTCCCTGCGGAAGGCTAAAGCATGGAGTTTGAGACCGAAGTAATACATGTTCTTTGTAGAACAGTATCCTTTGGTTGCAATTTCAGTAGCTACCTTTCCTGTTTTATTCTTTCCTGCACAGGTAATAATAGGCATAGAGTCAATAAGTGATGTCATAGAATCGCAATCCTCTGGTTTAAAGAATGTAATGAGATGCTTTACAAGTTCACTAATGGCCTCACTCATCAGGTTTAACCGATAGTTGAATGTCTGATAAGAAGGTAGGTTGGGGAACCATGAGAGCAAATATTCTTCAGTGAATGTATGTATCTCTTTGATTTGGAAGTATCGCTGATAGGCTCCGCAAAACAGATATACGGTAAGCAGTTCCTGGTCTGTAAAGATAGGAGTTGCATTATTACTGAATCTCTGGCAGTAAAACTTCAGTGAAGACTGGTAAATATCGCAGATGTACATATATATTTTTATAAGTTTTAGCTCTTTCTCCTTGGGAATCATAATTAGAATAATGAGTGGTTTTATTCTTCTAATATACTGATTTTCAAGGAGATTGAGAAATAAATAAACGAGATAATTAATTGAATAATAACATTTTAACTAACTGAATCAAGTAGGTATTTCAACTACTGATTCGCATAATTCATAATTTTGTTCATTTATGCGCATCACTGCGCGGTTAATAATACATTGTATTTTGCCCATGGACGGAA from Phocaeicola dorei encodes the following:
- a CDS encoding metallophosphoesterase, which codes for MNYKFDGSRVFFTSDTHFNHTNIIRFCNRPFKDVAHMNETIIANWNSVVGPDDIIFHLGDFCLGGSAEWINVLNRLNGKIYLIAGNHDIKNLRQNYTKYFEQITMQMHIEVDKQKIYLNHCPFLCYGGAYSDTWQLFGHVHTSRHNTGKDVPRLKMLFPTQYDVGVDNNNFTPVSFAQVKMIIEKQIEQSKEGE
- a CDS encoding transposase, which gives rise to MYICDIYQSSLKFYCQRFSNNATPIFTDQELLTVYLFCGAYQRYFQIKEIHTFTEEYLLSWFPNLPSYQTFNYRLNLMSEAISELVKHLITFFKPEDCDSMTSLIDSMPIITCAGKNKTGKVATEIATKGYCSTKNMYYFGLKLHALAFRREGTIPFPEMILLSSAEENDLTVLKREAADSLINRNIFADKIYSDFSYWGNKQQEQGTTMLTPVKAIKGEEPVITQREKAGRELFSTAVSKVRQPIEAFFNWLNEKTNIQRAMKVRSTSGLLVHTMGKIAIALIYLIF